The following nucleotide sequence is from Portunus trituberculatus isolate SZX2019 chromosome 6, ASM1759143v1, whole genome shotgun sequence.
GTATCGCCcatttttctcatcacccatcACTCACCCATttacccatcaccatcaccacttacccacatctatcaccaccatcacaagctTTCATCacccattatcaccaccactatcacgtACCAACACCCATTTCCCATTACTCATTCACCCATTCCCTCTCACCCATCCCCCATTTCCCCCATCACTTACCCGGGACCCTATTACCATCATGACCACCCACCATTACCTATTCCCCATCATCTCTTACCCCCATTCACCCATCACCTGTTCTCCCATTACCCATTCCTCTTCACTCACCCAGcaccacattaccaccaccaccactacccattcccctcattcccccctcccccattAACCCCATGACTCACCTAGCaccccattaccaccaccaccaccacccattccCCATTCCCCCATAACTCAACACCACATTACCCATTCCATCCTCTACCCATTCCCCTCATTCCCCCATTCCCCCATTATTCAACCAGCacccattaccactaccaccactacccattCCACCACCCATTCCCCATTCCCAatagccgccaccaccaccaccaccacccactccccATTCCCCCATAACTCAAcaccacattaccaccaccaccactacccattcCATCCTCTACCCATTCCCCTCATATCCCCTCCTTCACCCATTTCCCCATTCCCCCATAAAcccagcaccacaccaccacattaccaccaacaccactacgcATTCCACCCACTACCCTTCCCTTCAATCCCCCCCCTTCACCCATTCCCCCATGACTCACCCGGCACCAGCTCCATGACGATCATAATGGGTTGTTTCTGAACGCATATACCAATGAACCTCACGATATTGGGGTGGTCATATTGTTTCAAGATACGCCCCTCCTGTAGgaatttcttcttctgttcgtcTGGCAGGGTGACGCGGCAGGTCTTcacagccacctccagcccTGAGTCCCTTAGCCGCGCCTTGTACACGTCGCCGAAGTTACCCTGCCGAGGATTCACTGGTTattgattgtttttatttatttattttttttattgtttttttttttttttttaagttattctaattgtttttattgttgttgttgttgttgttttagttagctatacgttgtttttgtttttcttttcttcttctctctctactttattttcattctttttttttttaagttatcccagtttgttttcattcttcttgttcttttcttttcttttttattttttagttatccaagttattgttgtttgaatttgtttattttttattattttgttttaattaccATGCTGAAAATTGattgattatatatttttttttgtaaagcacacacacacacacacacacacacacacacacacacacacacacacacacacacacacacacacacacacacacacacacacttgaatcaCTCACTAGTATTTATTACACCCTCTGTTGTGCCCACCTCACCTCCTGCGTAGCAATCTGGGCGTGTTCTTGGCAGTCtttcattaagaaaataactattgctcaaaataaaatatttagaTGTCTTTTCATTTGAATAGGTTTGAATCAACACGCAACATATATAATGAAcaaaattttcttactttttcaaatattattattattattattattattattattattattattattattattattattattatcatcatcattattattgttatcgtcatTATGAAtactattattgtaattatatattattgtattattattattattattattattattattattattattattatttatagtgatggtaatggtagtaatggtattactattattactattattattttcattattattattatcattgatcatTTTTTAATTTGCAGtatgtttattgtgatttgcTTAGCTTTGTTGGTGTCATTATTACAtatggttgttattattactattctaatTACCTAAATCATTCTTTAGGCAATTTACCTAAAATATTGccaattggtgttggtgtaaacaATAATCATAGTTATGTACAGAAATGTCACTGTCGGGAAGCTTCGCCTTGATAGTctcttgacatttttttttttttttttttttggtaaataTGTCTTTCTCAAATGTACTTATTAACTAATGGGcaataaacctttacttacttacttacttacttacacacacacacacacacacacacagacacacagacacctaCCCTTCCTATCTTCTCCCTGAGCTCCACATCATCGTTATTAAGTTCCCATCGCTCCCTGAAGATGGGTGTGCGCAGGATGGCCCCAGACTTGTTGGTGACGGGCAGCCCACACTGGTGCTGGTATAGGATCAGCTCCTGTATGGTGGGGAACGCCGGCCCCTCGAACCTATAGTGACcctgggggaggagaagggggggggtGTCAggtcattggtggtggtgatggttgtggtatgGTGATGAAGGGTAGGAAGGCAAGACAGTTAACCTCAACCCACTCTAACCCActgtaacctatcctaacccactcaaacccacaccaacacactgtaaatcattttatcctttttctttctttctgtaaccCACTTTAATCCACCTCAAGTCACACCAACCCACCCAAACCCACTGTACCCACACCAAacccactcaaacacactcaaactcacCCAAACCCACTCAAACCCACTGTACCCACACCAAACCCACTGTACCCACACCAAACCCTCTCAAACCCACCCaaacccacccaaacacactcaaacccactgaaacacacccaaacccactcaaacacacccaaacccactTCAAACCCACTGTACCCCTCACCAAacccactcaaacacactcaaacccaCCCAAACCCACCCCaaaccacacccaaacacccacccacaccaacccacccaAACCCACCCAAACAAACCCACCAAACCCACCCAAAACCCACCTCAAACCCACTGTACCcacaccaaacaaacacactcaaactcacCACCAACCCACCCCAAACCCACTGTACCCACACCAAACCCACCCAAACCCACTCAAACCCACCCAAGCCCACTCAAACCCACTCAAacccaccccaacacacccaaacccacaCCCAACCCAGCCCATGGTTACCTCAGGCGTGGTTTGGACAATGAAGTGTTTATGAGAGCCCCAGCAGACGGAGAGGACAATCTGTTGCTCGTCGTTCCTCGTGGTCTCCCTCACCAGGTAGTgcccctcctccaccagcaggcgcaccacctcctcccgcggcAACACCCCATGGAACCACGGCTCGTCCTCCAGACACCGGTCAGGGTCATATGTCTGTGAGGgggggtcgtggtggtggaggaggaggaggaggaggaggagcaggaaggtgGTTtttagtggaggagaaggaggatgacgacgaagaggagatgaaggaggaggaggagacgatgacgaagaaaaggaggaaaggaggaagagagttttcagtggaggaggaagatgtggaggaatTTTTGTaagtggaggacgaggaaggaatTTTAGAGggggcggaagaggaggaggaggaggaggaggaggaggaagaggaagaagagttattagtaatgagacaaaaaaagaaaaaaaagagtaacacacacacacacacacacacacatctatcaccccatcacccattACTTCCCATCACCAAACCCCTTACACacatcacccactcacccattacccattacccATTCCCCATCACCTACCCCAAACTCCATCCCCATTCACCCATTCCCCCATCACTTACCAACTCAGGGATACCATTTACCACGGCCCCAGGACCCCCAGGGCACAGCGGCAACCCTGGGGCATTGGGGTACCCTGGGGAGGTGGCCTGGGGGTGGTCCACGGGGGTCGTAGCGCCGTCGGGGGTCATGGCGAGATCGTTGAGGGAGTGCTGGTCGGCGGGGGAGGTGACAGGGGGCGGCTCCTCTGTCCCTGCCCGGCTGGGGGTGGGGGGCGTGGAGGCGGGGGAGTCACTAGCTTTCCTAAAGGGTTTCCGAAGCAGTTCCTTGATGGCAGTGGAGCGTGACTTGAGGGAGAGGCTGTCACGCTGGTgctgtgtggaggaggtggagtaagcggtggtggtggtagtggtgtggtgggatgtggagtgtttgtggtggtgtagtggtgtggaaggagttagtagtggtggagttagtagtggtggtgtagtggtatggGATGTATGTGGAGTGTGGAGTATCAATGGTGTGGAGAAGTGGAGTATCAATGATGTGGTGTGGAGGAGtactggtggtgtggtggtggtgtggaggaggtggaatgagtgtggtggtggtgtggaggaagtggagtttagtggtgatggtgtggtggtggaattGAGGGAAGTGGAATATCAGTGGTTTAGTGTGGAGTGGTGtattagtgtggtggtggtggtgatggtgatgtggtggtgttgtggtgtggtgtggagagaaatgtaagtggagggaagtggagtgagtaatggtgatgtgatgttgtggtggtggtgtggtgtggtgttgcgtgAGGAGTATGAGTAACAttgtggtgtggaggaggaagtggtgatgcttgtaagatagagaggaggaggaggaggaggaggaggaggaggaggaggtataaatGTGTAATAAAAgacaatgagaaggaaggagaaagaagaagggagaagaagaagaagaagaagaagaagaagaagaagaggaagaagaagaacatatAACAATTTCAGtagaacaaaataaacaaaccaaaaactgattacaaaaaataaataaacaaacaaataaatggatagaaaatgcaaaaaaaaatgagaaatggaaaataaaaagaaataataataataataataataataaataatgaataaaaaatagatgaataaatggtgAGAAGCAATATTAGTGAagccattaacaccaccaccaccaccaccaccaccaccaccaccaccaccaccatcaccatcaccatcaccaccattattgccattactatcaccaccactaccattctctctctctctctctctctctctcacacacacacacacacacacacacacacacacacacacacacacacacacacacacgtattagtCACAAACCAGGTGTAAGTCAAACATTGATTAGCCACACCTGAGAAAATGGGCAGGTAGAagcgaaggggttaataatgtaataattaaATACACTACAGACaacaggtgaacaggtgaacCAGGGAGGGGGGACAGGTGAGCAAGGGGGGGTGGACAGGTGAGGTCtttcccctcccacacacccccCACTGCACCCTGCCCCCTTCACCtgttcctttatttaattaacGTACCGCAAAATTGAGAGACAGGAGGGATTTTGATTTGCATGTCTGTAAAGGTAAAGATTCTATTGTATTATGCCTGTATGTTGACCCTTATTGCCTCCACCCCCTGTGTAATGGtcctagtacacacacacacacacgcacacgcacgcaaacacacacacacgtaatattTTCCCTATCATTTACAGGTACATATTTaggtaatgctctctctctctctctctctctctctctctctctctctctctctctctctctctctctctctctctctctctctctctctctctgtcaccgtaaaaacaatgataataataaaagaaagaaagaaaaactctctctctctcccactctcccaccctctcccttctctccccttccaacCCCACCCCCACACCCCCAGCTTACCGAGTCTCCATTGACGTGCGTGGCTTCCCAGGGTTGGTTGGCGGGGGGGTCGTCGCAGCCAAGAGCAGCCAGGGGGTCGTGAATGAGGCTGTGCTGGTGCTGAAGCCACGACTCCTTACACCTTAGTTCGTTCAGCTCTCGATGCAACACGTCACTCGCTCTCTTTAGAACCGGGAgtctgggagaggggagagagtgaggggagtgagaggggagagtaactagtggtagtggtggtggggtttgggtgaggggagagagtgagaggggagtgtaagtagtggtagtggtcgtggtggtgtttggtgaggggagagagtgaggggagtgagaggggagagtaactagtggtggtggtagtgtttgggtgagggagagtgagaggaagtgtaagtagtggtggtggtagtggtggtgtttggtgaggagagagtgaggggagtgagaggggagagtaactagtggtggtggtagtgtttgggtgaggggagagagtgagagggaagtgtaagtagtggtggtggtagtggtggtgtttgggagaggggagagagtgaggggagtgagaggggagagtaactagtggtagtggtggtggggtttgggtgaggggagagagtgagagggaagtgtaagtagtggtagtggtcgtggtggtgtttgggtgaggggagagagtgaggggagtgagaggggagagtaactagtggtggtggtagtgtttgggtgaggggagagtgagagggaagtgtaagtagtggtggtggtagtggtggtgtttgggagaggggagagagtgaggggaatgagAGTGGGGGAgtaactagtggtggtggtggggtttgggtgaggggagagagtgagaggaagtgagggtggtggtgtttgggtgaggggagagagtgaggggaatgagagaggagtgtatctagtgatggtgacagtggtgtttaggtgagaggacaaagtgagggaagtgagaggggagtCTCTTTTtcaccccaccacctccaccttacCCCCCATCACCCCGACCTTACCTGGAAGCAGAATGAGGGGAATCCTGGAACATCCCCACACCTCCAACACCCCCGGCGCCCATGCCCTTCCGGATCGTGGCCACCTCCGTCTCGTGCTGGTTCAGGAGGTTTTGTTTCTCTCGTAGCTCCGCCGTCACCTCCTTCAGCCTGTGCTCTATATCAGTAAGGCGTAACCTGAGAGAGTCCACGGTTAAGGAGTCCACGGCGAGTCTCCCTGGCTGTAAGGACCCCACGCCGTCCCCCAGTAAGTCGCTGCAGAATTCGAAGGACACTGGTTCAGGTGGTGGGCTCCTGTAGAAGGGGTtggattagtggtggtggtggtggtggttgtggttgtttttttttttttttttttttttttttcgtcctcctcctcctccttgttttgattttgtttatctttagtttttttgtaattttctctttcttcatcattttcttcctcctcctcctcctcctcctcctcctcgttttgatttttttttttagttctcgtcttcttctctcctcctcctcctttcctctaaaaattctctctctctctctctctctctctctctctctctctctctctctctctctctctctctctctctctctctctctctct
It contains:
- the LOC123517437 gene encoding tyrosine-protein kinase Fer-like isoform X4, which codes for MGFSAALQGEMGHAAVLGRQDAELRLLDTMRRILVARAKCDREYSAALTQLARTADKMDSPDPLLDDSKLHKAWRVMVDGLEDWSSTMRENADTLVADTVEKLVQLITEKRASRKVYYEEHQRITNEVSRLQDAVGKARGYYEQTLELYKSSKTKYEDQFLKGKPGRRLDELKERYQKACRKLHQTHNDYVLLLCEAADYERDFRTVLLPGLLEYQERVQEDMVDKWRSILLEVWELTDTSKGRYSEIQAEVGSAVNAISSRTEYSAFSEENKSPPPEPVSFEFCSDLLGDGVGSLQPGRLAVDSLTVDSLRLRLTDIEHRLKEVTAELREKQNLLNQHETEVATIRKGMGAGGVGGVGMFQDSPHSASRLPVLKRASDVLHRELNELRCKESWLQHQHSLIHDPLAALGCDDPPANQPWEATHVNGDSTCKSKSLLSLNFAHQRDSLSLKSRSTAIKELLRKPFRKASDSPASTPPTPSRAGTEEPPPVTSPADQHSLNDLAMTPDGATTPVDHPQATSPGYPNAPGLPLCPGGPGAVVNGIPELTYDPDRCLEDEPWFHGVLPREEVVRLLVEEGHYLVRETTRNDEQQIVLSVCWGSHKHFIVQTTPEGHYRFEGPAFPTIQELILYQHQCGLPVTNKSGAILRTPIFRERWELNNDDVELREKIGRGNFGDVYKARLRDSGLEVAVKTCRVTLPDEQKKKFLQEGRILKQYDHPNIVRFIGICVQKQPIMIVMELVPGGSLLSFVRNHKGQLTVKQMMGMCLDTASGMAYLESKNCIHRDLAARNCLVGHRNSVKISDFGMSREEEEYYVSDGMKQIPIKWTAPEALNFGKYTSLCDVWSYGVLCWEIFSSGEVPYHGYSNTKAREMIDTGYRMQAPLNTPDTMYQLMLKCWQYDPDNRPHFPEIYSSVHDICMSL